A single Betaproteobacteria bacterium DNA region contains:
- a CDS encoding cobalamin-binding protein produces the protein MSYTPTNERQLIDALGTQHEVAASTARVVSLVPSITELLLDLGLGKQLVGRTGFCIHPRDAVKKVSKVGGTKSIDVAKIRRLAPTHLIANIDENPRSVVQELAKFVPHVVITHPIVPEDNLKLYRLLGGIFSREDEAQALAEKFRAALAEVRSASEAWGRQQVIYLIWKSPWMTVSRDTYISRMLAAVGWDTFEVRSDARYPTIELTAEQLRSVSFVLFSTEPYSFSERHLVDLLDTMPLGQKTRCALIDGSMTSWYGSRAVKGLAYLRDFRRGLL, from the coding sequence ATGTCCTATACCCCGACCAACGAACGCCAGCTCATCGACGCCCTGGGCACCCAGCACGAGGTGGCAGCTTCCACGGCACGCGTCGTATCCTTGGTGCCGAGCATCACCGAATTACTGCTCGATCTTGGCCTTGGAAAACAGTTAGTGGGCCGCACGGGGTTTTGCATTCATCCGCGCGATGCCGTCAAAAAAGTGTCCAAGGTAGGCGGGACGAAGAGTATCGACGTGGCCAAGATTCGCCGTCTGGCCCCCACCCACCTCATCGCCAACATCGACGAAAACCCGCGAAGCGTGGTGCAAGAACTCGCCAAGTTCGTTCCCCATGTGGTGATCACGCATCCCATCGTCCCCGAGGACAATCTGAAGCTCTACCGCCTCCTGGGTGGCATTTTCTCGCGCGAGGATGAAGCGCAAGCCCTGGCGGAGAAATTCCGGGCTGCGCTCGCGGAGGTGCGTTCCGCCAGCGAGGCCTGGGGGCGCCAGCAGGTGATCTACCTAATCTGGAAATCGCCCTGGATGACTGTATCGCGCGACACCTATATCTCGCGCATGCTGGCGGCCGTGGGCTGGGACACTTTCGAGGTGAGGAGTGACGCCCGCTATCCGACCATAGAGCTCACCGCGGAGCAACTGCGCAGCGTGAGTTTCGTGCTGTTTTCCACCGAGCCCTACTCCTTTAGCGAGCGCCATCTGGTGGATCTCCTGGACACCATGCCGCTCGGACAAAAGACGCGCTGCGCCTTGATCGATGGCTCCATGACCTCCTGGTATGGCAGCCGCGCGGTGAAAGGCTTGGCCTACTTAAGGGATTTTCGCCGCGGCCTCCTGTGA
- a CDS encoding glutathione peroxidase yields the protein MLHGKQGERVPSVIFRVRENNEWKSVTTEDLFQGKTVVVFSLPGAFTPTCSSAHLPRYNELAPAFFANGVDSILCLSVNDGFVMNEWAKEQASEHITLIPDGNGEFTEKLGMLVDKSDLGLGKRSWRYSMLVKDGVIQKQFIEPEKPGDPFEVSDADTMLNYINPKTKKPDQAVIFTREGCGYCAKAKSLLAEWGYDYAEVLLAHNVRGKVVGAIAGARTVPQIFINGQYIGGAQALEQWARKAA from the coding sequence ATGCTGCACGGTAAACAAGGCGAGCGCGTTCCCAGCGTTATTTTCCGCGTGCGAGAGAACAACGAATGGAAGAGCGTCACCACCGAAGATCTGTTCCAAGGCAAGACCGTGGTGGTGTTCTCGCTGCCTGGCGCCTTCACGCCCACCTGCTCATCCGCGCATTTGCCGCGTTATAACGAACTGGCGCCCGCGTTTTTCGCCAATGGCGTGGATTCGATCCTGTGCCTTTCGGTCAACGACGGCTTCGTGATGAACGAATGGGCAAAGGAACAAGCCTCCGAGCACATCACCCTGATCCCCGATGGCAACGGAGAGTTCACCGAGAAACTTGGCATGCTGGTGGACAAATCGGACTTGGGGCTAGGCAAGCGCTCCTGGCGTTACTCCATGTTGGTGAAGGACGGCGTGATTCAGAAACAGTTCATCGAGCCCGAGAAGCCGGGCGATCCCTTCGAGGTGTCGGACGCGGACACCATGCTGAATTACATCAACCCAAAGACGAAGAAACCGGACCAAGCCGTCATCTTCACGCGGGAAGGCTGCGGGTACTGCGCGAAAGCCAAGTCACTCCTGGCAGAATGGGGCTACGACTACGCCGAGGTCCTCTTGGCGCACAACGTACGCGGCAAGGTTGTGGGCGCAATCGCGGGTGCTCGGACGGTTCCTCAAATTTTCATCAACGGCCAATACATCGGCGGCGCTCAAGCCCTGGAGCAATGGGCAAGAAAAGCGGCTTGA
- a CDS encoding hydrogen peroxide-inducible genes activator: MTLNELRYVVAVAQERNFRKAAEKCFVTQPALSLAIQKLEEELGLKIFERGKTEASVTALGQQVVEQAQRVLEEAAKVKEIASQGKDPLLGTFRLGVIFTVGPYLLPSLIPALHKLAPRMPLEIEENTTAHLEALLRNGKLDAIIVALPFGDSGIATLPLYDEPFGVAVPMEHPWAKKNFVKPKELSKERVLLLNSWHCFANQVVEACPELSRRPGDVQQGNSLETIRGMVASGLGITVLPWSACTDRFQSKLIRAIPFTNPAPSRRIALAWRRSYARGKVIEVLSKAIWNLKLSGAEMIAPG; encoded by the coding sequence ATGACACTCAACGAACTACGCTACGTGGTTGCCGTGGCGCAAGAGAGAAACTTCCGCAAGGCGGCGGAGAAGTGCTTCGTGACACAACCAGCGCTGAGCTTGGCGATACAGAAGCTGGAGGAGGAGCTTGGCCTGAAAATTTTCGAGAGGGGCAAAACCGAAGCCAGCGTGACAGCGCTCGGCCAGCAAGTGGTGGAGCAAGCGCAGCGGGTGCTCGAGGAAGCAGCCAAGGTGAAGGAGATCGCGAGCCAAGGCAAGGATCCGCTGCTAGGCACGTTTCGCCTGGGGGTCATCTTTACCGTGGGGCCTTATTTACTTCCTTCCTTGATTCCCGCCTTGCACAAGCTGGCACCGCGAATGCCCTTGGAGATCGAGGAGAACACCACGGCCCACCTTGAAGCGCTGCTTCGCAACGGCAAGCTCGATGCCATCATCGTCGCCTTGCCCTTCGGCGATTCTGGCATTGCCACGCTGCCGCTCTACGATGAACCGTTCGGCGTAGCCGTTCCCATGGAGCATCCCTGGGCCAAGAAGAACTTCGTAAAGCCGAAGGAACTCTCGAAGGAGCGCGTGTTGCTGCTCAACTCCTGGCATTGCTTCGCCAATCAAGTGGTGGAAGCTTGCCCGGAGCTCTCGCGCCGGCCCGGCGATGTTCAGCAAGGCAACTCACTGGAAACCATTCGCGGCATGGTGGCCTCCGGGTTGGGTATCACGGTACTGCCATGGTCGGCCTGCACGGACCGCTTCCAGAGCAAACTCATCCGTGCAATACCCTTCACCAACCCCGCCCCCAGCCGCCGGATAGCGCTCGCCTGGCGCCGGAGTTACGCACGCGGGAAAGTCATTGAGGTCTTGTCCAAGGCTATCTGGAATCTGAAACTGTCCGGAGCCGAAATGATCGCGCCCGGTTAA
- a CDS encoding tripartite tricarboxylate transporter substrate binding protein: MSKAPVMRGWLCIALLVVAGGAPNAQTFPSKPVRLVVPFPAGGTTDVVARIVAQRLSENLGRQFIVENRAGAYGVIGFDAVAKSAPDGYTLIAGSMGNFTANPSLYRLPFDIQRDFVPVTQLVSLEHVLVVHPSVRANTLGELIALAKTTPLNFSSSGSGGAPHLAGELFNRLAGVKMMHIPYKGSAPSYTDLAGGQVQLSFDTMAMALPYVKAGKLRAIAVLGKQRSVLMPELPAAVETLPGFEVTNWIGVAAPAHTPQAIVDKLQTEFALAVRATDISARLHALGAEALGNSPNAFAAVIRSDTARWSKVIKDAGIRAE, encoded by the coding sequence ATGAGCAAAGCGCCGGTGATGCGGGGGTGGCTTTGCATCGCGTTACTCGTGGTGGCGGGCGGAGCGCCAAACGCGCAGACCTTTCCGAGCAAGCCCGTGCGCCTCGTGGTCCCGTTTCCCGCCGGGGGAACCACGGATGTAGTAGCGCGCATCGTCGCGCAAAGGTTGAGCGAGAATCTAGGACGGCAATTCATCGTGGAGAACCGGGCGGGCGCCTACGGGGTCATCGGGTTCGATGCGGTGGCCAAGAGCGCACCGGATGGGTACACGCTCATCGCCGGGTCCATGGGAAATTTCACCGCGAACCCCAGCTTATACCGCTTGCCCTTCGATATTCAGCGAGATTTCGTGCCTGTTACACAACTAGTGTCGCTGGAACATGTGCTGGTCGTGCACCCTTCCGTGCGCGCTAATACCCTCGGAGAACTTATCGCGCTCGCCAAGACCACGCCACTGAATTTTTCTTCGAGTGGTTCCGGCGGGGCGCCGCACTTGGCGGGCGAGTTGTTCAACCGCCTGGCCGGAGTGAAGATGATGCATATCCCGTACAAGGGCAGCGCGCCCAGTTACACCGATTTGGCGGGCGGGCAGGTACAACTATCCTTCGATACCATGGCCATGGCTCTGCCCTACGTGAAGGCCGGAAAGCTCAGGGCCATCGCGGTGCTGGGCAAGCAACGTTCCGTGTTGATGCCCGAACTGCCGGCGGCGGTGGAAACGCTACCGGGCTTTGAAGTCACCAACTGGATTGGCGTGGCGGCGCCGGCCCATACGCCACAGGCCATCGTGGACAAGCTTCAAACCGAATTCGCCCTCGCGGTTCGCGCAACGGATATCTCCGCCCGCCTGCACGCCCTGGGCGCCGAAGCCCTCGGTAATTCGCCCAACGCTTTTGCCGCGGTGATTCGATCCGACACGGCGCGTTGGAGTAAGGTCATCAAGGACGCCGGCATCCGCGCGGAGTAG